A window from Sinanaerobacter sp. ZZT-01 encodes these proteins:
- the queE gene encoding putative 7-carboxy-7-deazaguanine synthase QueE, with protein MSQYKVVEKFISINGEGSFAGQLAVFIRFYGCNLDCSYCDTAWANNENTSFSIMTEAQIYHYIKETGIKNVTLTGGEPLLNPEMIQLIQVLAGDSELHVEIETNGSIDLSIFMKISNPPTFTMDYKLPGSFMESKMLNSNFWLLTKKDTVKFVVGDIEDLDCAREIITKNQLISKCHVYISTVFGKIGLDEVVEYMIKNTMNGITLQLQMHKVIWDPNRRGV; from the coding sequence ATGTCACAATATAAGGTAGTAGAAAAATTCATCAGCATAAATGGTGAAGGGAGTTTTGCGGGACAATTAGCTGTTTTTATTCGATTTTATGGATGTAATCTAGACTGTTCCTACTGTGATACTGCTTGGGCAAATAACGAAAATACTTCCTTTAGCATTATGACTGAGGCACAAATATATCATTATATTAAAGAAACGGGAATAAAAAATGTAACCTTAACTGGAGGAGAGCCCTTATTAAACCCTGAAATGATACAGTTAATTCAAGTACTTGCCGGAGATAGTGAGTTACATGTGGAAATAGAAACAAATGGAAGCATAGATTTATCAATTTTTATGAAAATAAGCAATCCGCCTACATTTACTATGGACTATAAGCTACCTGGAAGTTTCATGGAGTCTAAAATGTTAAATTCAAATTTCTGGTTACTTACGAAAAAAGACACGGTGAAATTTGTAGTAGGTGACATTGAGGACTTAGATTGTGCAAGGGAAATCATCACAAAAAATCAGCTGATTTCAAAATGCCATGTTTACATCAGTACCGTATTTGGGAAAATCGGATTGGATGAAGTGGTAGAGTATATGATAAAAAACACGATGAATGGAATTACATTACAATTGCAAATGCACAAAGTCATATGGGACCCTAATAGACGAGGCGTTTAA
- a CDS encoding BlaR1 family beta-lactam sensor/signal transducer has protein sequence MVEIIMLFSRFLFTSLMASVLIGIILVVKAIFKDKISARWYYAMWFLLIIKLIIPNLFTTPYNLFDFIVSKLSIDHGIDVNSKFNELSGENQNGMNTWSFPDEYALSINGNHTITLLQILFCIWLIVVLCVLSRAFIYNIKIGKMVKASKPLEDKELWSILETCKDEMKIKKSFRIVESENIQSPALYGLFKPMILLPTNIKSILSEKEIRYVMLHEMAHYKRKDIFFNVVSSFLQVLHWFNPIIWYGFYRMHEDQELACDFYVLNKIDNEEHYDYGATLIKLLKIARSSMYSFTMANVVNKNRGIKERINMISKFKRESLPKKLISIILIAVMGFIGLNTSEVMGESSSDMKPFNIPENTIYEDLSDYFQEYTGSFVLLDLNKEQYHIYNEMLSKERVSPCSTFKIVCSLIGLEAGILQDENTKMSWDGTIYPYEQWNQDQSLDSAFTYSVDWYFETLLLKLKTKELEKYISQLEYGNQNISGKKDFWNESTLKISPIEQVELLKKLYIYDLPFTDSNVDTVKSIMKVLEQDNIVLSGKTGTGIIDNKSINGWFVGYLEKDGQVYIFATNIRGQDNADGKNAREITLSILQDKKIYD, from the coding sequence GTGGTTGAGATAATAATGCTTTTTTCAAGATTTCTGTTTACATCCTTAATGGCGAGTGTGTTAATAGGTATTATTTTGGTAGTAAAAGCAATTTTTAAGGATAAAATAAGTGCCAGATGGTATTATGCCATGTGGTTTTTGCTTATAATAAAACTTATCATACCAAACCTTTTTACAACACCTTATAATTTATTTGATTTTATAGTATCCAAATTGAGTATTGACCACGGCATAGATGTCAACTCCAAGTTTAATGAATTATCTGGTGAAAATCAAAATGGAATGAATACATGGTCTTTTCCAGATGAGTATGCTTTATCTATAAATGGAAATCATACGATTACATTATTACAAATTTTATTTTGTATTTGGTTAATTGTAGTGCTATGTGTGTTGAGCCGGGCTTTTATTTACAATATAAAAATAGGGAAAATGGTTAAAGCAAGCAAACCTCTTGAAGATAAAGAACTTTGGAGCATTTTAGAAACCTGTAAAGATGAAATGAAAATTAAAAAAAGTTTTCGAATAGTTGAATCAGAAAACATACAAAGTCCTGCGCTATATGGGTTGTTTAAACCTATGATTTTATTACCAACAAATATAAAGTCAATCCTCAGTGAAAAAGAAATAAGATATGTGATGCTGCATGAAATGGCACATTATAAAAGAAAAGATATATTTTTTAACGTAGTATCTAGCTTTTTACAAGTGCTTCACTGGTTTAATCCAATCATATGGTATGGGTTCTATCGTATGCATGAAGACCAAGAATTGGCATGTGATTTTTACGTACTTAACAAAATAGATAATGAGGAACATTATGATTATGGTGCGACGCTTATTAAGCTTTTAAAAATTGCAAGATCTTCTATGTACAGCTTTACTATGGCAAATGTGGTGAATAAAAATCGGGGTATAAAAGAACGAATCAATATGATTTCGAAGTTCAAAAGAGAGTCATTGCCTAAAAAATTAATAAGCATTATTCTTATTGCAGTGATGGGCTTTATAGGTCTTAACACTTCAGAAGTAATGGGCGAAAGTTCTTCTGACATGAAGCCTTTTAATATACCAGAGAATACAATATATGAAGACTTAAGTGATTACTTTCAAGAATATACAGGAAGTTTTGTACTACTTGATTTAAACAAAGAGCAATATCATATATACAATGAAATGCTTAGCAAAGAAAGAGTGTCCCCTTGCTCAACTTTTAAAATTGTTTGTTCATTAATAGGTCTTGAAGCAGGCATATTACAGGACGAAAATACAAAAATGTCATGGGATGGTACGATCTATCCATATGAACAATGGAACCAAGATCAATCCTTAGATTCTGCTTTTACCTATTCTGTAGATTGGTATTTTGAAACACTTTTATTAAAATTAAAAACTAAAGAATTAGAAAAGTATATATCACAATTGGAGTATGGAAATCAAAATATTTCTGGAAAGAAAGATTTTTGGAATGAATCTACTTTAAAAATATCTCCTATTGAGCAAGTGGAGCTATTAAAAAAGCTGTACATATATGATTTACCATTTACGGATAGTAACGTAGATACAGTAAAATCAATTATGAAAGTTTTAGAGCAAGATAACATTGTATTATCAGGAAAAACGGGCACAGGCATTATTGATAATAAAAGTATAAATGGGTGGTTTGTTGGATATTTGGAAAAAGATGGGCAAGTATATATTTTTGCAACCAATATTAGAGGCCAAGATAATGCAGATGGGAAGAATGCAAGAGAAATAACTTTATCAATTCTTCAAGATAAAAAAATTTATGATTAA
- the folE gene encoding GTP cyclohydrolase I FolE, whose protein sequence is MAIDTEAIKKHIKGILAALGDNPEREGLKDTPSRVAHMFEEVFEGMNYSNDEIARMFDKTFAADLEIGQSTDDLIIVKDIDVFSYCEHHLALMYDMKVTVAYVPNNKVIGLSKIARIADMVSKRLQLQERIGSDIAEIIQEVTKSQDVAVQIDACHSCMSCRGIRKTSAKTRTSTLRGRFQTDAALQMRLK, encoded by the coding sequence ATGGCGATAGATACAGAAGCGATCAAGAAGCATATTAAAGGTATTCTTGCGGCACTTGGCGATAATCCGGAACGTGAAGGGCTAAAAGATACACCTTCACGGGTTGCGCATATGTTCGAAGAAGTTTTTGAAGGGATGAATTATAGTAATGACGAAATTGCAAGAATGTTTGATAAAACATTTGCAGCAGATTTGGAAATAGGACAAAGCACAGATGATTTAATTATTGTCAAAGACATTGACGTGTTTAGTTATTGTGAACATCATTTGGCATTGATGTATGATATGAAGGTTACAGTGGCTTACGTACCAAACAATAAAGTGATTGGCCTTAGTAAAATAGCAAGAATTGCTGATATGGTGTCAAAACGATTACAGCTTCAGGAACGAATTGGTTCGGATATTGCTGAAATTATACAGGAAGTTACAAAATCCCAAGATGTTGCAGTGCAGATTGATGCTTGCCATAGCTGCATGAGCTGTAGAGGAATTAGAAAAACTTCAGCTAAAACCCGCACTTCCACGTTGCGTGGTCGGTTCCAGACAGATGCAGCACTGCAAATGCGTTTAAAATAA
- a CDS encoding amidohydrolase family protein, with amino-acid sequence MNDYVIKCGTLIDGTGRPPIKNVKILVRNQRIVRIEQKNGTDLENCPHIVDASEKTVLPGLIDSHKHVYNCGGSNVGVGLDTSQVKENIHQMYMGGVTSVLDLGSPYDIKSITELPQKKPKIFYAISILTCPNGYPGEYMDRKFYELGSAVECETEQDIKTAVKKLYEMGVSVIKTAVVTRTFDGKPQVCWTDKQLQTLTDEAHSYGLQVCAHITYKDDYAQAARCGIDSIHHAAFDGKMYDEDLDEMIRKGIIFVPTLSLVDLMVTGLKEKWIDNRDYNPPVNKVIKENMKIFTNAFHNGSDDKPVGDLFIKVAKSELCSIPKIQLENVKEYIKRGGTVAMGTDSSLGFSLHTTPVREIELLAAAGLSNIEAIKASTLTAASVFGKDHEIGSIETGKLADILVVNGDVANELSALANTEMVFINGEKVYQK; translated from the coding sequence ATGAATGATTACGTAATTAAATGTGGAACACTAATTGATGGGACTGGGCGACCACCAATTAAAAATGTAAAAATTCTAGTTAGAAATCAAAGAATCGTAAGGATAGAACAAAAAAACGGGACAGATTTAGAGAACTGTCCTCATATTGTTGATGCTTCTGAAAAAACAGTATTACCTGGATTAATCGATTCTCATAAGCATGTTTATAATTGTGGTGGTTCAAATGTTGGAGTGGGTTTAGATACTTCCCAAGTAAAAGAGAATATACATCAAATGTATATGGGAGGAGTAACCTCGGTACTTGACTTGGGTTCTCCATATGATATAAAATCAATAACTGAGTTACCTCAAAAAAAACCAAAAATATTTTACGCAATTTCCATTCTTACTTGTCCCAATGGTTATCCTGGTGAATACATGGATCGTAAATTTTACGAACTGGGTTCAGCAGTAGAGTGTGAAACGGAACAGGATATTAAAACAGCGGTTAAAAAGTTGTATGAAATGGGCGTATCTGTTATAAAAACTGCTGTTGTAACAAGAACCTTTGATGGAAAACCTCAGGTTTGTTGGACAGATAAACAATTGCAGACGCTTACAGATGAAGCACATAGCTATGGACTTCAAGTGTGTGCTCATATAACTTATAAAGATGACTATGCACAAGCGGCACGTTGCGGAATTGATAGTATTCACCACGCCGCATTTGATGGTAAAATGTATGACGAAGACCTCGATGAAATGATTCGCAAAGGGATTATTTTCGTTCCAACGCTGAGCTTAGTTGATTTGATGGTGACGGGGCTTAAAGAGAAGTGGATTGATAATCGAGATTATAATCCACCCGTAAATAAAGTGATTAAAGAAAACATGAAAATTTTTACAAATGCATTTCACAATGGCTCTGATGATAAGCCAGTTGGTGACTTATTTATAAAAGTTGCAAAATCGGAACTTTGCAGCATTCCAAAGATTCAACTTGAAAATGTGAAAGAGTATATAAAACGGGGCGGAACAGTTGCAATGGGTACGGATTCTTCTCTTGGATTCTCACTTCATACAACCCCTGTAAGAGAAATCGAATTACTTGCAGCCGCTGGTTTATCCAATATTGAAGCAATAAAAGCATCTACACTAACAGCAGCCTCTGTTTTCGGGAAAGATCATGAAATCGGCTCAATTGAAACAGGTAAATTGGCTGATATTTTAGTTGTTAACGGGGATGTTGCCAATGAATTATCAGCTCTTGCAAATACTGAAATGGTGTTTATTAACGGAGAAAAAGTATATCAAAAGTAA
- a CDS encoding RNA polymerase sigma factor yields MGVPDFEEIYIKYFSDVKKYLLYLCRNEAVAEEMTQETFFKAMRYINKFNGSSTLYVWLCQIAKNTYFTFLKKQKKIIPEIDEQYQDTKIDFETAYLNKEEAKRLHILLHNLSEPYKEVFTLRVFGELPYLQIGELFGKTDSWARLIFYRAKKQLQEEIE; encoded by the coding sequence GTGGGCGTACCGGATTTTGAGGAGATATATATAAAGTACTTTTCTGATGTAAAAAAATATCTACTATATTTATGCCGAAATGAAGCCGTCGCAGAAGAAATGACACAGGAAACTTTCTTTAAAGCTATGCGGTATATAAACAAATTCAACGGAAGCAGCACATTGTATGTTTGGCTTTGTCAGATTGCTAAAAATACTTATTTTACATTTTTGAAAAAGCAAAAAAAAATTATTCCGGAGATTGATGAGCAATATCAAGATACAAAGATAGATTTCGAAACGGCTTACTTGAATAAGGAGGAAGCAAAACGACTGCATATTTTGCTTCATAATTTGAGTGAGCCTTATAAAGAAGTTTTTACATTGCGAGTGTTTGGAGAACTACCGTATTTACAGATTGGTGAGTTATTTGGAAAAACCGATAGTTGGGCAAGACTGATTTTTTACAGAGCGAAAAAACAATTACAGGAGGAAATAGAATGA
- a CDS encoding zf-HC2 domain-containing protein translates to MKISCEIIKDLLPLYHDGVCSNESKAMIEEHLAECDNCKAELDTMDEVLTVTSMGQNLSEAEEVKKLSRKWKKGMLKSLLKGALLTLLIVTSALLILFCFADIRIV, encoded by the coding sequence ATGAAGATATCATGTGAAATAATAAAAGATTTACTGCCGTTGTATCACGACGGGGTTTGCAGTAATGAAAGCAAAGCAATGATAGAAGAACATTTGGCAGAATGTGATAATTGCAAGGCAGAATTAGATACAATGGACGAAGTTTTGACTGTTACAAGTATGGGACAAAATCTCTCAGAAGCAGAAGAAGTAAAAAAGCTGTCTAGGAAATGGAAAAAGGGAATGTTGAAATCTTTGCTAAAAGGTGCACTACTTACACTTTTGATTGTTACTTCTGCTCTTCTTATACTCTTCTGCTTTGCGGATATAAGAATTGTATAA
- a CDS encoding BlaI/MecI/CopY family transcriptional regulator: MKKLPNISDAEWQVMKILWAEDVPVTSNHVIDRLKEVVAWNPKTIRTLLGRLVKKKAIGYIESGNSYLYYPLLNEEECIKEETRSFLERACGGRFNVLMTNFLKEQELTEEEIEELKHILEKKKKKG, encoded by the coding sequence ATGAAAAAGCTACCCAATATATCGGATGCTGAATGGCAAGTTATGAAAATTCTATGGGCTGAGGATGTGCCAGTCACCTCTAATCATGTTATTGATCGGTTAAAAGAGGTTGTCGCATGGAATCCTAAAACCATTAGAACTTTACTTGGTAGATTAGTCAAGAAAAAAGCTATTGGCTATATTGAATCGGGAAATTCCTATCTTTATTATCCATTATTAAATGAGGAAGAGTGCATAAAAGAAGAAACTCGATCTTTTTTAGAACGTGCTTGCGGTGGAAGATTTAATGTATTAATGACTAATTTTTTAAAAGAGCAAGAATTAACAGAAGAAGAGATTGAAGAACTCAAACATATACTTGAGAAGAAAAAAAAGAAGGGATGA
- the queC gene encoding 7-cyano-7-deazaguanine synthase QueC produces the protein MKVLVLLSGGVDSATCLGLAIHRFGKENVVTLSISYGQKHVKEMEAAKKIAAYYQVEFIYLDLAKIFEYSDCSLLTHSEQEIPKESYVNQMEEQGEKPVSTYVPFRNGLFLSSAASIALSKDCSRIFYGAHSDDAAGNAYPDCSKAFNEAMNQAIYIGSGKQLKIEAPFVSLNKAKIVEKGLELNVPYELTWSCYEGAEKPCGKCGTCIDRAIAFEKNGVSDPAMNV, from the coding sequence ATGAAAGTATTAGTATTACTAAGTGGTGGGGTTGACAGTGCAACATGCCTTGGATTGGCCATTCATCGATTTGGAAAAGAAAATGTGGTTACGCTATCGATTTCCTATGGACAAAAACATGTAAAAGAGATGGAAGCTGCAAAAAAAATTGCGGCATATTATCAAGTGGAATTTATATATTTAGATTTAGCAAAAATATTTGAGTATAGCGATTGCTCTCTTTTAACACATTCGGAGCAGGAAATTCCTAAAGAATCCTATGTGAATCAAATGGAGGAACAAGGAGAAAAACCGGTATCAACTTACGTACCGTTTCGAAATGGTCTGTTTTTGTCTTCCGCTGCAAGTATTGCCCTATCAAAAGATTGCAGCAGGATATTTTATGGTGCACATAGCGATGATGCAGCAGGAAACGCTTATCCAGATTGCAGCAAAGCCTTTAATGAAGCAATGAATCAAGCAATCTATATAGGTAGTGGAAAACAGTTGAAAATAGAGGCTCCCTTTGTTTCATTGAATAAGGCAAAGATTGTAGAAAAAGGTTTGGAACTAAATGTTCCGTATGAGTTAACCTGGAGCTGCTATGAAGGGGCTGAGAAGCCATGCGGCAAATGTGGTACTTGTATAGACAGAGCTATTGCGTTTGAGAAAAATGGGGTAAGTGACCCTGCGATGAATGTTTGA
- a CDS encoding TetR/AcrR family transcriptional regulator produces MKINNYDIIDKIYEETLNLIFTYGAKGWTMDTVCQKSGIAKDTLYRIISKKEELIKDTLLKALTKHDQAMQDLLIQDRDFFCILRDSATLLSEFIAKFSLDKLSQIFLQYPSVERAINNGMDEYFQSFTNFLNEGKKSGLLKESVDTKLLIHFIHSCVMQILKHPEIYNATKDTETLLDYFIDGIKR; encoded by the coding sequence TTGAAAATAAACAATTATGATATTATTGATAAAATATATGAAGAGACATTAAACTTGATTTTTACTTATGGCGCAAAAGGCTGGACCATGGATACGGTATGCCAAAAAAGTGGTATTGCAAAAGACACTCTTTATAGAATTATTAGTAAAAAAGAGGAACTTATTAAGGATACTCTTTTAAAAGCACTTACTAAACATGATCAAGCAATGCAAGACTTATTAATCCAAGACAGAGATTTCTTTTGCATATTAAGAGATAGTGCAACGCTTTTATCGGAATTTATTGCAAAATTTTCTCTAGATAAATTAAGTCAGATTTTTCTTCAATACCCCAGCGTGGAAAGAGCAATCAATAATGGTATGGATGAATATTTTCAAAGTTTCACAAATTTTCTTAATGAAGGGAAAAAATCAGGACTGTTAAAAGAAAGTGTAGATACAAAACTACTGATTCACTTCATACATTCCTGTGTTATGCAAATTCTTAAACACCCAGAAATATATAATGCGACTAAAGACACAGAAACGTTATTAGATTATTTCATTGATGGAATAAAGAGATAA
- the queF gene encoding preQ(1) synthase, with protein sequence MIGRTTEETNGISLLGNQGTKYEMDYNPSVLETFENKHKGNDYFVKFNCPEFTSLCPITGQPDFATITVSYVPNIKMVESKSLKLYLFSFRNHGDFHEDCINIIMKDLIALMDPKYIEVWGKFTPRGGISIDPYCNYGQANTRWEEIAFNRLANHDLYPEKVDNR encoded by the coding sequence ATGATAGGAAGAACTACAGAAGAAACAAATGGAATTTCTCTTTTGGGAAACCAAGGAACAAAATATGAAATGGATTATAATCCGTCTGTATTAGAAACTTTTGAGAATAAGCACAAGGGAAATGACTATTTTGTAAAATTTAACTGCCCTGAGTTTACGAGCCTATGTCCTATTACTGGGCAGCCTGATTTTGCAACGATTACGGTTTCATATGTGCCTAATATAAAAATGGTAGAAAGTAAATCATTAAAGCTTTATTTATTTAGTTTTCGAAATCATGGAGATTTTCATGAGGATTGTATTAATATTATTATGAAAGATTTAATTGCATTAATGGATCCCAAATATATTGAAGTGTGGGGGAAATTCACTCCTCGTGGAGGGATTTCCATTGATCCTTATTGTAATTATGGTCAAGCGAATACGAGATGGGAAGAGATTGCATTTAATCGCTTGGCAAATCATGACCTTTATCCTGAAAAGGTGGATAATAGGTAA
- a CDS encoding DUF4003 family protein: MRNTLSALCDNFIENRDIIKATFGWESTYLYPVCAALFTDNQLKSDANKMKYCKDLLKRQVGLFSNFKGTGKLVMITMLAIDREPEQKLKNALEVYSALKKYFFTSQYLPLVSMIITNLAKPEHYVAIAERTRHIYELMKKDHPFLTSAEDSVFAALLAISDLTDEQIVKETKRCYDFLKPEFFSGNAVQSLSHVLTLCDGTAEDKCRRALTLFNDLKKKGYRYGTNYELATLGVLAMIPADRAAVINDIIEVDNFLSAQKGYRLFGINRKQRLMHAGMLVTSDYIDQSNNLTTSSAVSAAMSLIAAQQAAMCAVIASSSVAASSASSGGN, encoded by the coding sequence ATGAGAAATACTTTATCTGCATTATGCGATAACTTCATCGAAAACAGAGATATAATCAAGGCGACATTTGGTTGGGAAAGTACATATCTTTACCCTGTCTGTGCTGCTCTTTTTACAGATAACCAACTAAAATCAGATGCGAATAAAATGAAATATTGTAAAGATCTCTTGAAACGTCAGGTAGGATTGTTCTCTAATTTCAAAGGAACCGGAAAACTGGTTATGATTACCATGCTAGCTATAGATCGCGAGCCAGAGCAAAAACTGAAAAATGCATTAGAAGTCTATTCTGCATTGAAGAAATATTTCTTTACCTCGCAATATTTACCTTTAGTTTCCATGATTATTACCAATTTAGCAAAACCCGAGCACTATGTCGCTATTGCAGAGCGCACAAGGCACATCTACGAATTGATGAAAAAAGATCATCCTTTTCTGACTTCCGCTGAAGACAGTGTTTTTGCCGCATTACTTGCAATTTCCGATTTGACGGACGAGCAGATCGTTAAAGAAACTAAGCGTTGTTATGATTTTTTAAAACCCGAATTTTTCTCCGGTAATGCAGTGCAATCCTTAAGTCATGTACTGACACTCTGTGATGGTACCGCTGAAGATAAGTGTCGAAGGGCTTTGACACTATTCAACGATTTAAAGAAAAAGGGATATCGATACGGCACAAACTATGAACTTGCAACACTTGGTGTTCTTGCTATGATTCCTGCAGATCGTGCCGCTGTTATAAATGACATCATAGAGGTGGACAATTTTCTTTCTGCACAAAAAGGATATAGATTATTCGGCATTAATAGAAAACAACGTTTGATGCATGCCGGTATGTTAGTTACAAGTGATTATATCGATCAATCTAACAATTTAACGACTTCTTCTGCCGTAAGTGCTGCTATGTCATTGATCGCAGCCCAGCAAGCAGCCATGTGCGCTGTTATTGCATCATCAAGTGTTGCTGCATCAAGTGCAAGTTCAGGCGGAAATTGA
- a CDS encoding AraC family transcriptional regulator — MTHIQEIQIALDYIEMNLCEEITLDEVSKVVGFSKFYFHRIFQREVGISLYDYIRKRRLASAASVLLNTNMSILDIALIYHFESQEAFTRAFKSVYQLPPGRYRSAIKNLMIGGINMNKQDKIKDWIITGTAPEKYEVSIDHSIYHMGSKSATIRSIEDEFSTGEFGTIMQQISAKTFVGKRMRFSGFAKTQDVEGWCGLWMRIDNDLSVMLKLDNMQSRPITGTTEWNYYSCVLDIPENGAIINIGVLLIGKGQVWFDNADFQEVDHSIPTTEFVSEDVFPDHILNPSFEEE; from the coding sequence GTGACACATATTCAAGAAATTCAAATAGCATTAGATTACATTGAAATGAATTTATGTGAAGAAATCACTTTAGATGAAGTTTCTAAGGTAGTAGGATTTTCAAAGTTCTATTTTCATAGGATTTTTCAAAGGGAAGTCGGGATTTCATTATATGATTATATTAGAAAACGAAGGCTTGCCAGCGCTGCTTCCGTTCTGCTAAATACAAATATGTCGATATTAGATATTGCCTTGATTTATCACTTTGAATCGCAAGAAGCGTTTACGAGAGCTTTTAAAAGTGTATATCAATTACCGCCAGGCAGATACAGATCTGCCATTAAGAATTTAATGATTGGAGGAATAAACATGAATAAGCAAGATAAAATAAAGGACTGGATTATTACAGGAACTGCTCCGGAGAAGTACGAGGTCAGTATTGACCATAGTATATATCATATGGGTTCAAAGTCAGCGACGATCCGCTCGATCGAAGACGAATTTTCAACCGGAGAATTTGGTACTATCATGCAACAAATTAGTGCTAAAACTTTTGTTGGGAAGAGGATGCGCTTTTCGGGCTTTGCAAAAACTCAGGATGTGGAGGGCTGGTGTGGATTATGGATGAGAATAGATAATGATTTGAGTGTTATGTTGAAACTTGATAATATGCAAAGCAGACCAATTACAGGAACAACGGAATGGAACTATTATTCCTGTGTATTGGATATACCAGAAAATGGAGCTATTATTAATATAGGTGTATTACTGATCGGGAAAGGGCAGGTATGGTTTGATAATGCTGATTTTCAGGAAGTTGACCATAGTATACCTACAACTGAATTTGTTTCTGAGGATGTTTTTCCAGATCATATTTTAAATCCATCGTTTGAGGAAGAATGA
- the queD gene encoding 6-carboxytetrahydropterin synthase QueD: MYYLKSEHSFDSAHFLANYEGKCRNIHGHRWRVVVEIKSLTLQTEKQLDGMVVDFGQLKKDIKEEVDFLDHALLIEKNSLKPATFTALREEGFRIIEFAFRPTAERLSKYFYDKMEEKGYRLKSVAVYETPNNAAIYEGDLDVTI; this comes from the coding sequence ATGTACTATTTAAAATCTGAACACAGCTTTGATTCTGCACACTTTTTGGCTAATTATGAAGGGAAGTGCAGGAATATACATGGTCATAGATGGCGTGTTGTTGTTGAAATAAAGAGTTTAACTTTGCAAACAGAGAAGCAATTAGATGGAATGGTTGTAGACTTTGGACAACTGAAAAAAGATATAAAAGAAGAAGTGGATTTTCTGGATCATGCGTTGCTTATAGAGAAAAATTCATTGAAACCGGCTACCTTTACGGCATTAAGAGAAGAAGGGTTTCGTATCATCGAGTTTGCTTTTCGTCCAACCGCGGAGAGACTTTCAAAATATTTTTACGATAAAATGGAAGAAAAAGGATATCGATTGAAATCAGTTGCAGTCTATGAAACACCTAATAACGCTGCTATCTATGAGGGGGATTTGGATGTCACAATATAA